Proteins co-encoded in one Nitratireductor kimnyeongensis genomic window:
- the uraH gene encoding hydroxyisourate hydrolase, whose amino-acid sequence MSNAGEGRLTTHVLDTASGKPAGGLVIALYRLEGEARVHVKTVTTNSDGRCDGPLLEGEAFRTGFYELVFEAGAYLRAHGAELPAPAFLDQIPIRFGMAENTHYHVPLLLSPYGYSTYRGS is encoded by the coding sequence ATGAGCAATGCGGGTGAGGGTCGTCTGACGACCCATGTGCTGGACACGGCCAGCGGAAAACCGGCCGGAGGACTGGTGATTGCGCTTTACCGCCTGGAGGGCGAGGCGCGGGTCCATGTCAAAACGGTCACGACCAACAGCGATGGCCGCTGCGATGGGCCGCTGCTTGAAGGCGAAGCTTTTCGCACCGGCTTTTACGAACTGGTGTTCGAGGCCGGCGCCTATTTGCGGGCCCACGGTGCCGAGCTTCCGGCCCCGGCCTTTCTCGATCAAATTCCGATCCGCTTCGGCATGGCTGAAAACACGCATTATCACGTGCCTCTGCTTCTCTCGCCCTATGGCTACTCGACCTACAGGGGAAGCTGA
- a CDS encoding ureidoglycolate lyase — protein MKRINAETLTRAAFTPFGDVIETEGAESFLINADKCRRFHDLATVETAGENARVLINIFHGTPYALPLRLSMVERHPLGSQAFMPLSPAPFLVIVCPGEDGRPGEPRAFITRPGQGVNYARGTWHGVLTPIGAPQDFVVIDRGGDGNNLEEFHFPAPYEIAGPAFSPPPPSTSSG, from the coding sequence ATGAAACGGATCAACGCCGAGACACTGACACGCGCGGCCTTCACGCCCTTCGGCGACGTGATCGAGACCGAAGGCGCGGAAAGCTTCCTCATCAATGCCGACAAGTGCCGCCGCTTTCACGATCTGGCGACGGTCGAAACGGCGGGTGAGAATGCGCGTGTTCTGATCAACATCTTTCACGGCACGCCCTATGCGCTGCCGCTCAGGCTTTCCATGGTGGAGCGGCACCCGCTTGGAAGCCAGGCCTTCATGCCGCTATCGCCGGCTCCCTTTCTGGTGATCGTCTGCCCGGGTGAAGACGGGCGGCCCGGCGAACCCCGCGCCTTCATCACCCGCCCCGGACAGGGCGTGAACTATGCACGCGGCACCTGGCACGGTGTACTGACCCCCATCGGAGCGCCGCAGGATTTCGTGGTGATCGACCGGGGTGGCGACGGCAACAATCTGGAAGAATTCCACTTCCCTGCCCCTTATGAAATCGCCGGGCCAGCTTTTTCACCGCCCCCTCCTTCGACGAGTTCAGGATGA
- a CDS encoding LysR family transcriptional regulator, with protein sequence MHKQDGLSFATLRAAEAVIDTRSLTGAAQKLGISQPAVSMHLGRLERAIGTPLIKKLGNRIVVKEEISGLIRQMLDLERRLRTVGYEKNVSKLKVGICTYTAPLLLGGLGRLGKIKEAVSWRISDSRRLEEMYDLGQVDAAFRALYPNELGPDLICDYSMRWMGARGLTDQIKRNSAAIPVVLANPQSPLGIVARDWLRQRNVPYEVIGEVDDLTSAMKLVVGGVAASPLPGFVFEGNSSSLEDCAEIIPGGLDIRYGMFFDDKRFNLRLAMDIFELLQGELHRLTPPTSAYHGHSLARQ encoded by the coding sequence ATGCACAAACAGGATGGACTTTCGTTCGCAACTTTGCGAGCCGCAGAAGCGGTTATCGACACACGCAGCCTGACCGGAGCGGCGCAGAAGCTGGGCATCAGCCAGCCAGCGGTCAGTATGCATTTGGGGCGGCTTGAGCGGGCAATCGGAACACCTCTTATCAAGAAGCTCGGCAACCGTATTGTCGTGAAAGAAGAAATTTCGGGCCTCATTCGGCAAATGCTCGATCTCGAGCGCCGGCTTCGAACGGTCGGGTATGAGAAAAATGTTTCCAAACTCAAAGTGGGGATCTGCACCTACACGGCCCCGCTGCTCCTCGGCGGTCTGGGGCGACTGGGCAAGATCAAGGAAGCTGTGAGCTGGCGTATTTCGGATTCCCGACGACTGGAAGAAATGTACGATCTGGGGCAGGTGGATGCGGCGTTTCGCGCACTCTACCCCAATGAACTGGGGCCCGATCTGATCTGCGATTACTCAATGCGATGGATGGGCGCGCGTGGTCTGACTGATCAGATAAAGCGCAACTCCGCGGCGATACCCGTGGTGCTAGCAAATCCGCAATCTCCCTTGGGCATTGTCGCGCGTGACTGGCTTCGCCAGCGCAACGTTCCCTACGAGGTGATTGGCGAGGTGGACGATCTCACAAGCGCTATGAAGCTGGTGGTCGGCGGCGTTGCCGCGTCTCCATTGCCCGGGTTTGTCTTTGAAGGAAATTCCTCGTCACTTGAGGATTGCGCAGAGATCATCCCCGGCGGCCTTGATATCCGGTACGGGATGTTCTTTGATGACAAGCGTTTCAACCTGCGGTTGGCTATGGACATTTTCGAACTCCTCCAGGGAGAGCTCCACCGCCTCACGCCGCCAACCTCCGCCTATCACGGGCATAGTCTGGCCCGTCAATAA
- a CDS encoding heavy metal translocating P-type ATPase, with protein MSLKQDDNAANIYSWTVGGMDCANCASKIRTALERLPGVSDVKVSVMSETLALALDEGKTARETIERMVEKLGYKVSARQKARADAGGDASVGACCGGKGRPHPDAGSPEPGHGIASHVHGAGEANASWYRTGKGHLVILTGLLLAAAWGAEFFLPGEMGMWAFVVACLIGVAPVARRAFAALHVGMPFTIEMLMSVAASGALFIGAAEEAALVVFLFAVGELLEGVAADRARAGIRALGDLVPKTALIEEKGETRKVKASELFIGQIVVVRPGDRIPADGEIVDGIAGIDEAPVTGESVPKSKGEGEEVFAGSIVTDAVIRVRVTRAPEDNTIARIIRLVEEAQEARAPTERFIDRFSRYYMPAIVALAALVAVVPPLAVAAPWDVWLYRALALLLIGCPCALVISVPASIASSLSAGARRGLLLKGGAVLEAAARVDLVALDKTGTLTVGRPAVTDIWSPDGEERRLLSLAASVEAGSNHPLAAAILSFSEKLGVSVEPASDARVIPGRGVEARIDGQTVTVGSPRHAEEQGAMTREAWQRTEALETQGKTVAAVFQANALRGLIALRDEPREDATVAMRELAQMGVRSVMLTGDNARTAEAIARSLSMEFRAELLPDDKVSAIRELTANNTVMMIGDGINDAPALATADVGVAMGSGTDVALESADGALLRNRVSDVGGMLRLARATMVNIRQNITIALGLKAVFLVTTVLGITGLWIAILADTGATVLVTLNALRLLGFRVER; from the coding sequence GTGTCCTTGAAACAGGATGATAACGCCGCAAACATCTATTCCTGGACCGTGGGCGGTATGGATTGCGCGAATTGCGCCAGCAAGATACGGACAGCGCTTGAGCGCCTGCCGGGCGTTAGCGATGTCAAGGTTTCGGTCATGTCCGAGACACTGGCGCTTGCTCTTGATGAGGGCAAGACCGCACGGGAAACCATCGAACGGATGGTCGAAAAGCTGGGCTACAAGGTTTCCGCACGCCAAAAGGCTCGGGCGGATGCTGGTGGAGATGCCAGCGTGGGCGCATGTTGTGGTGGTAAGGGGCGGCCTCACCCGGATGCCGGGTCACCGGAACCGGGGCATGGTATCGCCAGTCATGTGCATGGCGCGGGCGAGGCTAACGCAAGCTGGTATCGCACAGGGAAGGGACATCTCGTCATCCTGACCGGCCTGTTGTTGGCCGCTGCGTGGGGAGCCGAGTTCTTTCTGCCCGGCGAAATGGGAATGTGGGCATTTGTGGTCGCCTGTCTGATCGGTGTCGCGCCGGTCGCGCGCAGGGCGTTCGCGGCTCTGCATGTTGGCATGCCTTTCACGATCGAAATGTTGATGAGCGTGGCGGCTTCAGGCGCGCTGTTCATCGGCGCTGCCGAAGAAGCCGCGCTGGTGGTTTTTCTATTCGCTGTCGGTGAGCTGCTGGAGGGCGTGGCTGCAGATCGCGCCCGTGCCGGCATCAGGGCTCTGGGAGATCTGGTCCCCAAAACAGCCCTGATTGAAGAGAAGGGCGAGACCCGAAAGGTAAAGGCGTCAGAGCTCTTTATCGGGCAGATCGTCGTCGTGCGACCGGGTGACAGGATTCCCGCCGACGGCGAGATCGTAGATGGCATTGCAGGGATCGATGAAGCGCCCGTGACCGGCGAATCCGTCCCGAAATCGAAGGGCGAAGGGGAGGAGGTGTTTGCAGGGTCGATTGTCACCGACGCGGTGATCAGGGTTCGTGTAACCCGCGCGCCGGAAGACAACACCATAGCCCGCATTATCCGACTGGTAGAGGAAGCTCAGGAGGCGCGTGCGCCCACCGAGCGTTTCATTGATCGGTTCAGCCGCTACTACATGCCCGCGATCGTGGCCCTTGCTGCTCTGGTGGCGGTGGTGCCGCCATTGGCAGTGGCTGCTCCCTGGGATGTGTGGCTCTATCGGGCGCTGGCTTTGCTTTTGATCGGATGTCCGTGTGCACTGGTGATTTCGGTCCCTGCTTCTATTGCATCCTCCCTTTCGGCCGGCGCTCGTCGCGGTCTTCTGTTGAAGGGTGGCGCTGTTCTGGAGGCTGCCGCACGAGTTGATCTGGTGGCGCTCGACAAGACCGGTACGCTGACGGTGGGGCGGCCTGCGGTAACGGATATCTGGTCGCCTGATGGCGAAGAACGTCGCCTTCTGTCTCTGGCAGCCAGTGTTGAGGCGGGGTCCAATCATCCCCTCGCGGCGGCCATTTTGAGTTTTTCTGAGAAACTCGGGGTGTCGGTTGAGCCGGCGAGCGATGCTCGGGTCATCCCCGGTCGCGGAGTGGAAGCGCGGATAGACGGACAAACCGTGACTGTAGGGTCGCCACGCCATGCGGAAGAACAGGGGGCGATGACCCGCGAAGCCTGGCAGCGCACAGAAGCATTGGAAACCCAGGGCAAGACGGTTGCCGCCGTCTTTCAGGCCAATGCGCTTCGTGGGCTGATCGCCTTGCGCGACGAACCTCGTGAAGATGCAACTGTGGCGATGCGTGAACTTGCTCAAATGGGTGTGCGGTCTGTCATGCTCACCGGAGACAATGCCCGCACTGCCGAGGCTATAGCCCGAAGCCTTTCTATGGAGTTTCGTGCCGAGCTCCTGCCCGACGACAAGGTTTCTGCCATTCGCGAGCTGACCGCAAATAATACGGTGATGATGATTGGCGACGGGATCAATGATGCGCCCGCACTCGCCACAGCCGATGTCGGGGTGGCGATGGGTTCGGGCACTGATGTCGCACTGGAGTCGGCGGATGGGGCTCTTCTGCGAAACCGCGTGAGCGATGTAGGCGGGATGTTGCGCCTGGCACGGGCGACGATGGTCAATATTCGTCAAAACATCACCATCGCCCTCGGTTTGAAGGCCGTTTTCCTGGTGACAACGGTGCTTGGTATAACCGGGTTGTGGATCGCTATCCTTGCCGACACGGGCGCAACCGTTCTTGTGACGCTCAACGCTTTGCGGCTTCTCGGCTTTCGTGTGGAACGTTAG
- a CDS encoding CoA-transferase subunit beta, with protein sequence MSKPEFTPNEMMTIAASRALKNDDVCFVGIGAPSAACNIARLTHAPDITLIYESGTIGTAPDVLPLSIGDGELCDTALTTVPVPEMFRYWLQGGRITIGFLGAAQIDKYGNINTTVIGDYDSPKTRLPGGGGAPEIATSSQEVYITLAQSKRGMVEKIDFYTSFGHGDGGDHRERLGIDTKGPTLLITDIAIWKPDPVTKEFTVVSLHPGVTRDQVQETCGWVVRFADGVEETPPPTELELATLRDLKARTEAAHKGA encoded by the coding sequence ATGAGCAAGCCCGAATTCACCCCAAATGAAATGATGACCATTGCCGCCTCGCGCGCGCTGAAGAACGACGATGTCTGTTTCGTCGGCATCGGTGCGCCGTCTGCTGCCTGCAACATTGCACGGCTTACCCATGCGCCAGACATCACACTAATTTATGAATCCGGCACCATCGGCACGGCGCCTGATGTGCTTCCGCTTTCCATCGGTGATGGAGAACTCTGCGATACCGCGTTGACCACCGTGCCGGTGCCGGAAATGTTCCGCTACTGGCTGCAGGGCGGGCGCATTACCATTGGTTTTCTCGGCGCGGCCCAGATCGACAAATACGGCAACATCAACACCACGGTCATCGGTGACTATGACAGCCCGAAGACGCGGCTTCCCGGCGGCGGTGGTGCTCCCGAAATCGCCACCTCCTCGCAGGAAGTCTACATCACGCTAGCCCAGTCGAAGCGGGGCATGGTGGAGAAGATCGACTTCTACACCTCCTTTGGACATGGCGATGGTGGCGATCATCGAGAGCGGCTCGGCATCGACACCAAGGGGCCAACGCTGCTCATCACGGATATTGCGATATGGAAGCCGGATCCGGTGACGAAGGAGTTCACGGTCGTTTCGCTGCATCCGGGCGTCACGCGCGACCAGGTACAGGAAACCTGTGGTTGGGTGGTAAGGTTTGCCGATGGTGTGGAAGAGACGCCACCGCCCACGGAACTCGAACTTGCGACATTGCGCGACTTGAAAGCCCGCACCGAAGCGGCCCATAAGGGCGCATGA
- the pcaF gene encoding 3-oxoadipyl-CoA thiolase: MAEAFICDYIRTPIGRFGGALSSVRADDLAALPIKTLMERNPKVDWAALDDVFYGCANQAGEDNRNVARMAVLLAGLPIEVPGSTVNRLCGSGMDAITIAARAIKAGEAEMMIAGGVESMSRAPFVMPKAETAFSRNAEIYDTTIGWRFVNKMLKKQYGIDSMPETGENVAADFSISRADQDAFAVRSQDKAVAAQENGRLAKEITPVTIPQRKSEPIVVNQDEHPRPGTTVEKLGKLPTPFREGGTVTAGNASGVNDGAAALIIASEEAAKKYGLTPIARILGGATAGVPPRIMGIGPAPATKKLCARLGLKPSDFDVIELNEAFASQGIAVLRDLGIPEDAPHVNPNGGAIALGHPLGMSGARISGTAALQLQVTGGKLALATMCIGVGQGIALAMERV; the protein is encoded by the coding sequence ATGGCTGAAGCCTTCATCTGCGACTACATCCGCACGCCGATCGGTCGATTCGGCGGCGCGCTGTCCTCTGTTCGCGCCGACGATCTGGCAGCCTTGCCGATCAAGACGCTGATGGAGCGCAATCCGAAGGTCGATTGGGCAGCACTCGATGATGTGTTCTATGGCTGTGCCAATCAGGCCGGTGAGGACAACCGCAACGTGGCGCGCATGGCCGTGCTTCTTGCGGGCCTGCCCATCGAGGTGCCGGGTTCCACGGTAAACCGTCTTTGCGGTTCGGGCATGGATGCGATCACCATCGCCGCCCGCGCCATCAAGGCCGGCGAGGCGGAGATGATGATCGCCGGCGGTGTGGAATCCATGAGCCGCGCCCCCTTTGTCATGCCGAAGGCGGAGACGGCGTTTTCCCGCAATGCCGAAATCTACGACACCACGATTGGCTGGCGCTTCGTCAACAAGATGCTCAAGAAGCAGTATGGCATCGATTCCATGCCGGAGACCGGTGAGAACGTGGCGGCGGATTTTTCCATCAGCCGCGCCGATCAGGATGCTTTTGCCGTGCGCAGCCAGGACAAGGCTGTCGCCGCGCAGGAGAATGGGCGTCTCGCAAAGGAAATCACTCCCGTCACCATTCCCCAGAGGAAGAGTGAACCGATTGTGGTCAATCAGGATGAGCACCCGCGTCCCGGCACCACGGTGGAAAAGCTGGGCAAGCTGCCAACACCTTTTCGCGAGGGCGGCACGGTCACGGCCGGCAACGCTTCCGGCGTCAATGATGGAGCGGCCGCACTCATCATCGCTTCGGAAGAGGCGGCAAAGAAATATGGTCTGACCCCGATTGCCCGCATTCTTGGCGGCGCGACGGCTGGCGTCCCGCCACGTATCATGGGCATCGGTCCGGCACCGGCAACCAAAAAGCTCTGCGCGCGGCTTGGCCTGAAGCCTTCCGACTTCGATGTCATCGAGTTGAACGAGGCCTTCGCGTCGCAGGGTATCGCCGTTCTGCGCGATCTTGGCATCCCTGAGGACGCACCCCATGTGAACCCCAATGGCGGTGCGATTGCGCTCGGTCACCCGCTCGGCATGTCGGGCGCGCGCATCTCCGGCACTGCCGCACTCCAGTTGCAGGTAACTGGCGGCAAGCTGGCGCTTGCCACCATGTGCATCGGCGTCGGACAGGGCATCGCCCTGGCGATGGAGCGAGTCTAG
- the puuE gene encoding allantoinase PuuE produces the protein MTRYLRNMTGYGQTPPSADWPGGAKIAVQFVVNYEEGGENCILHGDEASEAFLSEVVGAAPWPGMRHWNMESIYEYGARAGFWRLHRMFTAAGVPVTVFGVATALARSPGQVEAMQEAGWEIASHGLKWIDYRAHTQESERTDLLEAIRLHTEVVGERPRGLYLGRTSVNSVKLAIEEGGFDWISDTYDDDLPYWIDHDGHGHGTRPQLVIPYTLDANDMRFATAQGFNSGDQFFSYLKDAFDTLYAEGEEGRPGMMSIGLHCRLAGRPGRAASLQRFIDYVKSREHVWLATRGEIARHWREKHPYEAPALRPSRMSEPEFIERFGSIYERSPWISERAMKLELGPAHDTAGGLANALARAFRSASEDERLGVLKAHPDLAGKLAAAKRLTEESSREQASAGLDALTDTERERFTELNTAYTQKFGFPFIIAVKDNTKDSILKAFETRLENSRDEEFATACRQVERIARLRLNDILPA, from the coding sequence ATGACCCGCTACCTGAGAAACATGACTGGCTATGGCCAGACTCCACCCAGTGCTGACTGGCCCGGCGGCGCCAAGATCGCCGTGCAGTTCGTCGTTAATTACGAGGAAGGCGGTGAGAATTGCATATTGCACGGCGACGAAGCCTCGGAAGCCTTCCTTTCGGAAGTGGTGGGCGCGGCCCCCTGGCCCGGCATGCGCCACTGGAACATGGAATCGATTTATGAATATGGCGCGCGGGCCGGGTTCTGGCGGCTTCACCGCATGTTCACTGCAGCCGGCGTGCCCGTCACCGTTTTCGGTGTCGCTACGGCCCTTGCCCGAAGTCCGGGACAGGTGGAGGCGATGCAGGAGGCAGGCTGGGAAATCGCCTCGCACGGCCTGAAATGGATCGACTACCGCGCGCACACACAGGAAAGCGAGCGCACTGACCTGCTGGAGGCGATCCGGCTGCACACGGAGGTAGTGGGCGAGCGCCCGCGCGGCCTCTACCTGGGACGCACCTCGGTCAATTCAGTGAAGCTGGCCATCGAGGAAGGCGGGTTCGACTGGATCTCCGACACCTATGACGACGACCTGCCCTACTGGATTGACCATGACGGCCACGGGCACGGCACGCGGCCACAACTGGTCATCCCCTATACGCTGGACGCCAACGACATGCGCTTTGCCACCGCACAGGGCTTCAACTCGGGCGATCAGTTCTTTAGCTATCTGAAAGACGCTTTCGACACGCTTTACGCGGAGGGGGAAGAAGGCCGGCCGGGCATGATGAGCATCGGCCTGCATTGCCGGCTCGCAGGCCGGCCGGGACGCGCCGCATCCCTCCAGCGCTTCATCGACTATGTGAAGAGCCGCGAGCATGTGTGGCTTGCAACACGTGGCGAGATTGCCCGGCATTGGCGCGAGAAACATCCCTATGAAGCGCCGGCCCTGCGCCCGAGCCGCATGAGCGAACCGGAGTTCATCGAGCGGTTCGGCAGCATTTACGAACGTTCGCCATGGATCTCCGAGCGCGCGATGAAGCTGGAGCTTGGTCCCGCGCACGACACGGCTGGGGGGCTTGCCAATGCGCTCGCCCGCGCCTTCCGTTCGGCCAGTGAAGACGAACGCCTTGGCGTTCTCAAGGCCCACCCAGACCTTGCCGGCAAGCTGGCGGCGGCCAAAAGGCTGACCGAGGAATCGAGCAGGGAGCAGGCTTCGGCAGGGCTGGATGCACTGACCGACACAGAGAGAGAGCGCTTCACCGAACTCAACACTGCCTATACGCAGAAATTCGGGTTTCCCTTCATCATCGCTGTCAAGGATAACACCAAAGACAGCATTCTGAAGGCCTTCGAAACCCGGTTAGAGAACAGCCGCGACGAGGAATTCGCCACCGCCTGCCGGCAGGTTGAACGGATCGCCCGGCTGCGGCTGAACGACATCCTTCCCGCATGA
- a CDS encoding IclR family transcriptional regulator domain-containing protein yields the protein MENDTVSNTPATPDAQVSRDLVGSLQKGLGVLEILANAPDGMTLTEVAKEAELTRAGARRLLLTLVASGYARQENRQFLLSARLLGLARTWMGGAALWRYAEPIMRRISETLGESCSAAVLEGEEVVYVARVAGRRIVSVALNIGTRLPAYCTSMGRVLLSDLDAPELSCFLAQASISPKTGRTLTDRAALSEAVMMAGARGYAIVDQELELGLRSIAVPVRNKTGRIAAALNVSTQSARFTCVDMEQTILPVLQAGAREIEDFLALQ from the coding sequence ATGGAGAACGATACTGTGTCAAATACCCCCGCCACACCTGACGCCCAGGTTTCACGCGATCTCGTGGGCTCGCTGCAGAAGGGGCTTGGCGTTCTCGAGATTCTGGCAAATGCGCCGGACGGCATGACGCTGACGGAAGTGGCGAAGGAGGCCGAACTGACGCGCGCGGGCGCACGACGCCTGTTGCTCACGCTGGTGGCGAGCGGTTATGCCCGTCAGGAGAACCGACAGTTCTTGCTGTCCGCCAGACTGCTTGGCCTGGCACGCACATGGATGGGTGGGGCTGCGCTCTGGCGCTATGCAGAACCCATCATGCGGCGGATTTCTGAAACGCTTGGCGAATCCTGCTCAGCAGCGGTTCTGGAAGGCGAAGAGGTGGTGTACGTCGCCCGGGTAGCGGGAAGACGCATCGTTTCGGTTGCCCTCAACATTGGCACGCGTTTGCCGGCCTACTGCACGTCAATGGGTCGAGTGCTTCTGTCAGACCTGGACGCGCCCGAACTCTCCTGTTTTCTCGCGCAGGCGTCGATCAGCCCCAAGACCGGGAGAACGTTGACGGACCGGGCCGCACTCTCCGAAGCCGTAATGATGGCCGGCGCGCGCGGCTATGCCATTGTCGACCAGGAACTGGAACTCGGCCTGCGGTCGATTGCGGTGCCGGTCCGCAACAAGACGGGACGCATTGCGGCTGCGCTCAACGTCTCCACCCAATCGGCGCGCTTCACCTGTGTCGACATGGAGCAAACAATCCTGCCCGTTTTGCAAGCGGGCGCGCGTGAGATCGAAGACTTTCTCGCTTTGCAGTAA
- a CDS encoding bifunctional allantoicase/(S)-ureidoglycine aminohydrolase gives MSARTYYAPPGGHPPQTQLLTDRAVLTDAYALMPKGVMQDIVTSLLPFWEKTRCWIIARPLSGFAETFSQYIMEVEPGGGSDQAELDETAEGVVFIVEGELTVEIGGETHQMTPGGYAYLPPSSGWTAHNAGDAPARFHWIRKGYEPVKGLGVPDPLFLNEADIAPSPMPGTDGKWATTRFVDPADLRHDMHVTIVTLEPGAVIPFAETHVMEHGLYVLEGKAVYRLNQDWVEVEAGDFMWLRAFCPQACYAGGPGNFRYLLYKDVNRHAKLAGSFAR, from the coding sequence ATGAGCGCCCGCACCTACTACGCCCCGCCTGGCGGGCATCCGCCGCAGACCCAGCTCCTGACCGATCGCGCGGTTCTGACGGACGCCTATGCGCTGATGCCGAAGGGCGTCATGCAGGACATCGTCACCAGCCTTTTGCCGTTCTGGGAGAAGACGCGCTGCTGGATCATTGCGCGACCACTCTCCGGCTTTGCCGAGACGTTTTCGCAATACATCATGGAAGTGGAGCCGGGCGGCGGAAGCGACCAGGCCGAGCTCGATGAGACTGCGGAAGGCGTGGTTTTCATCGTCGAGGGCGAGCTGACCGTCGAGATCGGCGGCGAGACACACCAAATGACGCCCGGCGGCTACGCCTATCTTCCGCCATCGAGCGGCTGGACCGCGCACAATGCGGGCGATGCGCCCGCGCGCTTTCACTGGATCCGCAAGGGCTATGAGCCTGTCAAAGGCCTCGGCGTACCAGATCCTCTTTTCCTGAACGAGGCCGATATCGCGCCCTCTCCCATGCCAGGTACGGATGGCAAATGGGCAACGACGCGCTTCGTCGACCCGGCTGATCTGCGCCACGACATGCATGTGACCATCGTCACGCTGGAGCCCGGCGCTGTGATCCCTTTCGCCGAGACGCATGTGATGGAGCACGGGCTCTATGTACTGGAGGGCAAGGCCGTCTACCGGCTCAATCAGGACTGGGTGGAGGTGGAAGCCGGCGACTTCATGTGGCTGCGCGCCTTCTGCCCGCAGGCCTGCTACGCAGGTGGACCAGGAAATTTCCGCTACCTGCTTTACAAGGACGTCAACCGACACGCCAAGCTCGCCGGCAGCTTCGCGCGATGA
- a CDS encoding CoA transferase subunit A: MARFVPLSQAVAENLGNGDSVAFEGFTHLIPTAAAHEAIRQGFRDLTLIRMTPDVVYDQMIGMGLAKKMIFSYAGNPGVGLLRRMRDAVENGFPHKIEIEEHSHAAMANAYEAGAAGLPCAIFRGYRGAELARVNPNIRSIECPFTGESLAAVPALRPDITFIHAQKADRRGNVLVEGIVGIQKEAVLAAKRAVVTVEEVVDDFSDLHPNLTILPHWTVTDIAVVPGGAHPSYTHGYYARDNAEYLKWDKIAADRDLFRDWMQKNVLDATPEDFAARVEKLRDAG; encoded by the coding sequence ATGGCGCGTTTTGTTCCGCTGTCGCAGGCGGTCGCTGAGAATCTCGGCAATGGCGACAGTGTCGCTTTCGAGGGGTTCACGCATCTCATCCCCACCGCTGCCGCCCATGAGGCGATCCGCCAGGGTTTTCGGGATCTCACCCTGATCCGGATGACCCCCGATGTGGTTTATGACCAGATGATCGGCATGGGGCTGGCCAAAAAAATGATCTTCTCTTACGCCGGCAATCCGGGCGTCGGTCTTCTGCGCCGCATGCGCGACGCCGTGGAGAATGGCTTTCCCCACAAGATCGAGATCGAGGAGCACTCCCACGCCGCCATGGCCAATGCCTATGAGGCGGGCGCGGCGGGGCTTCCCTGTGCGATTTTCCGGGGTTATCGCGGTGCCGAGCTTGCCCGTGTGAACCCGAACATCAGGTCCATCGAGTGCCCCTTCACGGGCGAGAGCCTGGCCGCGGTCCCGGCGCTGAGGCCCGACATTACCTTCATTCATGCGCAGAAAGCCGACCGGAGGGGCAATGTTCTGGTCGAGGGCATTGTGGGCATCCAGAAAGAAGCCGTGCTCGCAGCCAAGCGCGCGGTCGTGACCGTTGAAGAAGTCGTTGACGACTTCTCCGACCTGCATCCCAATCTGACCATACTGCCCCACTGGACGGTGACCGATATCGCCGTGGTGCCAGGAGGCGCGCATCCCTCCTACACCCATGGCTATTACGCGCGTGACAACGCCGAATATCTGAAATGGGACAAGATCGCCGCAGACCGCGACCTGTTCCGCGACTGGATGCAGAAGAATGTGCTTGATGCGACGCCCGAGGATTTTGCCGCCCGCGTCGAAAAGTTGAGGGACGCAGGATGA